GCTGGTCTTTAACCGGGTGATTGGCCCCACGGTGCCCGAAAGGCAGTTTCTTGGTATTGGCTCCATAGGCGAGAGCGATGACTTGGTGTCCCATGCAAATTCCGAAACTTGGGTGGGTATCCAACGCCTCTTTTAAAGCCGGAAGATGAGGCAGAACGTCTTTCGGATCCCCCGGACCATTAGATAGGACAAGTCCATCAAGGTGAAGATTGTTCACTTTCTCCACCTGAGTAAAAGGAATAACGCTCACACGGACGTTCCATTTAAGCAGGGATTTCAAAATGGACTTCTTCCATCCGAAGTCGATCATTCCTATATGCAGCGGTCCATCGCCGTGCGTTTCTATTTCCTCCCCATGCACCTCATACATTTGGTTTGTTTCCAATGGTTCGAAGTCACGGACAGGTTCATCTGCCAAAATCGCTTGTCTCGTTCCTCCAGACCGAATGGCCTTAGTCAACTCTCTTGTATCGACACCAGTCAGATACGGGACGTTATTCTCCTCCAAGTACTCACCAAGAGAATGTGTCGCTTTGTAATGGGTCACCATGTCTGCGCACTGAAACATGACGACGCCGCTTACCTGTATCTCCTTACTCTCCCCATCATCGGCGTTGATGCCGTAATTGCCGATTAGTGGATACGTGAAAACAACAATCTGCCCTTTATAGGATGGATCCGTCAAAACTTCCTGATAACCTGTCATACCGGTAAAGAAAACGACCTCTCCCTGAACAGGTTGTTGATAATATCCCGAGACTTTTCCTTCGAACGTTTTTCCATCTTGTAAGCTTAAGTAACCTTTCATACGTTCACCTCATAACTTGAATAAATATTATTTTTAATGAATTTTTATACATTTAATTTCCAGAAAAGGTGGCCCCGAAATGCGAGGTCCACCAATGCTTATATTAAGCTTTTTGAAGTTCCTGCTCATGTTTCTTTAATACTTCGCCCAAAAGCGCAACCGCCTGATCGATCTCCTCTTCTGAAACTGTCAGAGGCGGTAAAAGCCGAAGAACATTAGGACCAGCAAGGACTGTCAATAATCCACTCTCCCTTAAAGCATGTACGAGCTGGATTGCTTCCGTATCCAGTGCAATCCCAAGCATCAATCCTTCGCCCCTCACTTCCTTCACGTAATCGACAGAAGATAGCTCAGACACAAGCTTTTGCTTGAATAAGCGCCCTTTCTCTGTCACATCTTCGAGGAAGGAATCATTGAAAATTGTTTCGAGCGTCGCTTTCACTGCGGCAGAAGCCAACGGGTTCCCACCAAAAGTCGAACCATGGACACCAGCTGTGAATGTTTCCACGAGCTCTGCCTTTCCAAGCATGGCTCCTACAGGAAAACCACTGCCGAGACCTTTTGCAGAAGTAACGATATCGGGATTCAGATCATAATGCTGATACGCGAACGGTCGACCTGTCCTGCCGATTCCCGTCTGCACTTCATCAATGATCAGCAAAGCACCGAGCTCGTCACACTTCGCTTCGACAGCTTTCAGGAACTCCTTCGTACCCGGGACGACGCCGCCTTCCCCTTGGATGACTTCGACCATGATCGCAGCAACATGGCCGTCATGAACCTCTTCAATAGCCTCCACATCATTGTATGGATAGTAGTTAAAGGTAGGCAGCAAGGAACCAAACCCGTCGTGGATTTTCGCCTGCCCCGTTGCACTCATCGTTGCAAATGTCCTTCCGTGGAAGGACTGCTTAAATGTAATGATCTTTTCTCTTCCAGTGTGTTTACGTGCCAACTTAATGGCCGCTTCATTCGCTTCTGCTCCACTATTACAAAAGAAGACATGATCCAGATCGGTCTTTGAAACTAAAAGCTCCGCTGCCCGCTCCTGCACAGGGATCTGATAAAGGTTTGAGACATGCCAAACCTGCTCCATTTGTTCTTTCACTGCAGCTTCCACTTTGTCCGGCCGGTGACCAAGATTACATACGGCGATTCCGGAAACGAAATCGAGGTATTCCTTCCCTTGATCATCCATTACTTTCGTTCCCTTTCCGGAGACGATCGTCAACGGAAACCGATTGTAGGTAGGAAATAAGCTCATTTGACTTTCTCCTTTCGTTTCTCTGAAATCGACGTCCCTTTTATCGTTCCATGTTCCATCAGTGCTGTCTCTCCACTAACGATCAAAACCTCTTCCAAATCGTCGGACAGTGCTTCGACAGCGGATTTCACTTTAGGAATCATACCACCATAAATGGAACCGTCTTCGATCATACTTTCTATCTCTTCCGGCGTCGTTGCGTCCAATAGAGAGCCATTAATAAGAATACCGGGAACATCCGTCACATACAGCAGCTTCTTCGCTCCGACTGCACGTGCAATTGCTCCTGCCGCCATGTCAGCATTGACATTTACCGTCACTCCATCCGATGTTTTACCGAACGGGGCTACAACAGGAAGATACCCTCCTTCGAGAATATGGTTCAGCACTCCTGGTTCTACTGCTTCTACCTCACCAACGTAGCCAAGGTTTTTTTCATCTACGAAGCTGCAGGTTAATAAATCCGCTTCTGATCCTTTGACTCCGATTGCAGATATACCCTGTGCGGCTAAGCTTCCTGTAATCTGTGCACTCACCTGACCACCCAGCACCATCTCGACGACAGCCATCGTCGGAGCGGTCGTTTTACGCAGACCATTGTAGAATTCACCTTCTATTTTCAACTGTTCCAACATTCTGTTGATAGCCGGGCCGCCGCCGTGGACGATAATGCAGTGATAGTGTGCTAGCACTGACCGGAAGCTTTGATAGAATTCGTCCGTAAGCTGGTCTGTCATACTGCCGCCAAGCTTGACGACAATCACCGGTTTATGTTCTGTAGCTTGCATTGATTTTGATGTAGTCATAAGTCAAGTCACACCCCCAAGCTGTGCCGGTACCTTCCCCTACGCCAAGCTTGATGCCGATTGTCACCTTTTCATTCTCCAGGTCTTCTGCTGCTTTCTCTTCAGAGAAGGCACATGCCGTACCTTTACTGAATACGAGTTGGTCTTCCATATGAATATCGCATTCATTCGGATCAAGCGTTGCTTCACTGTGACCAATTGCACTTACAATACGTCCCCAGTTGGCATCCCTACCGTAAACAGCCGTTTTGACAAGACTGGAACCGACGACTTTCTTGGCGATAATTCGAGCTTCATGGTCGGATTTAGCACCGGTAACATTTACTTCAATCAGCTTCGTGGCACCCTCTCCGTCCCGGGCGATCTGCTTAGCCAAGTCTTCACAGACGAGCTGAAGGGCTGCTTGAAATGCTTCCCAGTCCGGATGATCTGTATTTAACGGTTCGTGGCCTGCCTTTCCGTTTGCAAGCGCAAGCACCATGTCATTCGTAGACGTCTCGCCGTCTACGGTGATCTGGTTGAATGACTTATCAATCGTATGGCTCAGGGCAGCCTGCATATCGGCCGTATCAATGACAGCGTCTGTTGTTATGAAGCCCAGCATAGTAGCCATATTCGGATGGATCATACCGGAACCTTTTGCTGCACCGGCGATCGTGACTGTGACTCCGTCGATCTGCACTTGATAACATGTATGCTTTTGACATGTATCTGTAGTGAGGATAGCCTCCTGGAAATCCCCGCTGCCTTGCTCGCTGAGTTCTACAGTCCGGCTACCTTCCGCAATCTTATCCATCGGAAGCTGTTCCCCGATGACACCCGTAGAAGCGACCGCCACGTATTCATTAGGGATCTCGAATCTAGAAGCGATGAGGTCACGCATCTCGTAGGCGTTGGCCATACCCTCTTCTCCAGTACAAGCGTTGGCAATAGCACTGTTGATTGCAATGGCTTGAATCTTTCCGCCCTTAGCGATACTCTCCTGTGTGACCTTCAGAGGTGGAGCCTGAAAGTGACTCTGCGTATAAACAGCCGCGATGGAGGCTGGAGTCTCACTCATCAGCAAACCGAAATCCTTCCTGCGATATCGGAGGCCGCAATGCACCCCTCCCGCTGTAAAGCCTTTCGGCGTCACGATTGACCCTTTTTCTAGTTTTTCAATTTGATGTACGTTCTTCGCTTCTATCAACGTTTCTCCTCCTCTTCTTAAGGATAGACAGGAAATTCTGGTAATCCTGCACTTTCGTCCTTATTGAATATTAGATTCATATTTTGTACCGCCTGACTTGCTGCGCCTTTCATCAAATTATCGATGACGCTGACGATGGTTACCCGCTTCGTCCTCGGATCGATCGTCATACCGATATCACAATAATTCGTTCCGTACACGTCCTTCGTACAAGGGAACGTACCATCTTCCCTGACACGCACGAACGGCTCCTGTGCGTAATAGGAACGGTAGATGGAGCGCAGTTGTTCTTCCGTAACCTCTTGTTTGAGAGTCATATAGATCGTCGACATAATCCCCTTCGTCATTGGAACGAGATGTGTAGAGAACGTAACAGGCTCCGTATCTTCTTCCCACTCAGCAAGCTGCTGTTCAATTTCGGGAATGTGTTGGTGCTGATTCACTTTATATATTTGAAAGTTTTCCTGTGCATGTGCAAAATGAGCAACAGGGTTCGGGTTCTTCCCTGCCCCTGATACGCCGGACTTCGCATCAATAATGATGGAAGAAGGAACGGCAAGGCCTTCTTTGACCAGCGGCCCAAGACCAAGAAGTGTGGCTGTCGGATAACATCCAGGGTTTGCGATGACATCCGCCCCGCGAATCGCCTCTTTATTCCATTCCGGCAGGCCATAGACAGCGGTTTGCAGCACGTTTGAGGCAGCAGGTTCTTTTTTATACCACCGGGAGTAGCTTTCCGCATCCTTCAGCCGCAGGTCTCCCGATAAATCGATAATTTTCGCACGGCTGCCGGCAAGCTGGGGAGTGAGTTTACTGGAAACCCCGGCGGGCGTCGCTAAAAAGATGACATCCTGTTCTTGCTTCATCTTCTCCGGCTCGACATCTTTCAATTCGTGCTTCGTACCACTGTTCATTTGTGGATATATATCTTCAAAATACTCCCCTGCCTGTGAGGAGGAATACAATGTGATTGTTTGTATATTTGGATGAGCCTGTAAAATCCGGAACAGCTCGATGCCGCCGTATCCTGTAGCTCCGACAATTCCTGCTTTCAAACTAAAACCACCTCTATGTATATTTATAATTTCCTCTGTATATTTACAATATTATTAACCCTTAGCCCTAATATGTCAATAGCCAGATGAGACTAATTGATTTTTTTACATATTAATATTTTCCCAGATTCGCTGAACCCTTGTTTTATCAACATTATCCCCAATCGCATCCTTAGGAAAGGATGGGTGGATTTATACACATGTGGATAACCCGAAAAGACTGTGCCACCTCTTTGATTTCCATTCACATATACACAATTTTATACACATTATCAACAGAACCAAAAAACGCACATGAAAGAGTTGTCACCTTTCATGTGCTTCACATTTATTGAACAGAAAAGGATTGAAAAATGTTCTTCTCACTGAGCGGAAAGACTTCGCGGCCGGTCAGCTGATTAATAATTAACTTATTGCGGTAAATGGACAGCCCCAAGTTTGTCGAACCGACACCATGCGTATGGGAAATACCGCTGTGGACGAATATTTCATTCGGCGTGTCTGCATTTTTCTTCAATCTGTAATCTTCTGTCACTTCATAACGGCCTTGATCATCCCAGACAAGGAAGTCCTCCATGTAATGAACGAAATCCGGAACGTAAGGCTTATACCCGGTCGCGGCGATAATGACATCTGTTTCGTGCGTGTACTTCTTCCCTTTTTGATATTGGTAGCAGTCTAGTTCATAGCCGCCGTCTGCTTTTGCATGGACATCCCGGACTTCGGTAAGTACCTGAAGGCCGACTGGAATCTCTTCTCCACCAACGGAGTATTCGTAAAGCAAATTATAGATATCATTCACTGTATGATTACTGATCCCCTTGTAGTATAACCCCTGCGTAGCAAAAATTTCATCTTTCTGCTCCTGGGGAAGGCTGTAAAAGTAGTTTACATAGTCCGGAGAAAAGTGTTCCAGACTCAATTTCGACTCTTCCATGGAAGAGAAGCCGGGCGATCTCGTAATCCAGTCCAGCTGGAAGCCGTACCGGCGCTGTTCCTGCAGGAGATCGCGGAACGTTTCGGCAGCACTCTGTCCGGATCCGACCACTGTGATCGATTTCTTATTCAGGCATGCATCTTTGTTTATAAGGAAGTCTGCCGTATGAAAAACATCCGTTTCCGGTAGTCCTTGGAAAGATTGCGGCATGGATGGAACGCTGCCTGTTCCCATAACGAGATTCCTGGTTCGATACAGCGCAGAATTACCTGTTTCGATATCGAGAACATCGACTTCGAAGGTGTCCCCGTTATCTTTGACATGACGGATCCCCGTGACGCGCTTACCAAACCGGCAGGATGACAACTGATCGGCGACCCATCGGCAGTAATCATTATATTCTCTGCGCGGTATGTCCAGACGCTGCAGGAAATAGAACTGATACATCCGATCGTGCTTGCTGATATAGTTCAGGAAGCTGTACGGGTTCGTCGGGTCGGCCATTGTAACCAGATCCGCAAGAAACGGAACCTGCATCTTCGTTCCCTCGATCAACATACCAGGATGCCATTCGAAGGCAGATTTCTGTTCAAAGAATAATGCATCCACTTCCTCTATATCATCCAAAAGAGCGGCAAGGCTCAAGTTGAAAGGTCCTGTTCCGATTCCGATCAAATCATATATAGGTTCTTGTTGTTCCATAGTCACTACCCCTTTTTTATCTGAAAATACCTTCATTTCAGAAATCGATGTATTGCTTCTATGTTATCATAACCATAAACAAACGATAACTGATGATTAAAGGGGAAAAGAATATGGACATAGAATTGCTGCCTGTGGATAACCGAGAAGAATATAAGCCGTTTCTCTTACTGGCAGATGAAGAAGTGGATATGGTGGACGCTTATCTTCATGAAGGAGAGCTGACAGCCATCCGATTGGACTCCGCTGTAGTCGGTGTATGCCTGTTCGTTTTTCCAGATGAAGAATCGGTCGAAATTAAAAATATCGCCATATCAGAAGCTTACAGAGGAAAAGGTATTGGAAAACACGTGATTACAAAAGCCGCTCAACAATATAAGGAAAAAGGGTACACAAGTATGATTGTGGGCACATCAAACTCCAGCATCGAGAACTTGTCCTTTTATCAAAAGGCGGGCTTCCGTTTCGATCATATCCTTCCCGATTACTTCCTTCGTTACCCTCAGCCGTTTTATGAGAACGGCATCCGCGGCATCGATATGGTGGTATTCCGAAAATCGCTGCTTGATTAAAATAACAATAAAAACGCTCCTGCTCATTAAGAGAGGAGCGTTCGTCTTGTCCAATTAATCCACAACAATATAAGCGATCATCGGACCGCTGGCTGCCTTGTCTGCATGTGTCGTGCAGATCAAACGATACACGCCTTCTTTCTTGAACTTTAAATCGACGACTGTTTCCTTCCCTTTCTCTACAACCCCTTTAATATCCGTACCTTCTATATAGAATGGATGTTCCTCCCCATTCACCCCGTACATACTCAATTGGAAGGGTTCATCCTTCTCGACGACAATTGTGCCGGGATCCCAACGGTAAGCCTCCACCTCTCTGCCGTCTGCGGTCGTCGTTTTAAATTCACCGGTAACTAATTGAATGACCCTGGGTTCTTCATTGGTCGGTGCAGTGGAAGTAGCTACGGCTCCTTTCCAGAAATAGCTCCCCAAAAAATATGCAGCGAAGGCAATGACAACAGCACCCGCAATCCAGCCGATCTTCCGTGCATTTACGATCCACGCATTCATCCACATCCCCCTCTCCCTCTTGATAGTACATATATATGCAAGAATGTGGATAACTTGTCCAGATAACAAAAAAAGAACTGCCAAAGGCAGCTCCTACATAAATAATTTCGGATCGATCCACTCCGTGTAGCCGGACGAAGATTCATCGTCCCCATTCATCAAAAGCGAGTCACAGGATTGGGAGTATTCAAAAGGAATAGCCTGCACATAATCGTGCGGGAGAAGATCTGCATCCTTATATTCCGTAAACGGCCGATCGAGGGGACGCCCATTTACTCTGTCCTTCTTCAACTCATCGACAACGATCCGACCAATTTGTCTGCCCAACCGGAGCCCCTGGTCATTGTCTGCCTGATAATGTACACCCGCATAAAGGCGTGAGCGTGCATCTTCTTCAGCAACCTGATTAAGCTTCCTTCTTTCAGCAGGGAAAAAATAGCCGAGAATTATCTCTGCCGCTCCGGAAACAGTAGCGTGACCGGATGGATACGACGGATGCTTCGGCGTACAGACGACCGTAGCTAAATGGCGGTCCAACTGGTTCGGCCGGGGTACGAGCCATTTATATTTCAGAGACCAGCACACCACGAAGGCATCATTCATGCCGCTGAACAAAGCTCCAAGGATTCTTGCTGCCCGAGGGGCTTCCACTCCATACGTATCAATGAGTCGATCAATGATCGGAATCCACTGTTTGGAAGGCGGACCAGCTCCCCAGTACTTGGCAATGGTAATTTGTTCTTGCGTCAAGTTTGCAAGGGTTTCTTTAACGGTTTCTAATTCCTCATACCAATCGATCGTATCCGGATCTTTAATGGCAAGACGAATGGGACGCCCATCCATTTTCTTAAAACCGTGCCTTCGACTATGCTGAATGAAATATGTTTTCCACTCGCCTGCTTCAAACTCCACTCCCCGTTCTACAACAGGCGGCACCTTCGTCCCTGCATAAGGTATTTCGGTCCAGCTCGGATAGTGACGAGACATGGCATTCCCCTCCTTTTATCCTTACCATATGTAGAGACAATAGGAGTGTTCCATTAATATGTCACTGGTGATGACCTTCCGTTACAGGAGATTGCGCTTTGATCAAATCCGCGTAGAATCCACCCTGATTCATCAGCCGGCGGTGACTACCCTGCTCTATAATTTTTCCGTGCTGCATAACGAGTATTTTATCGGCCGAACGGATGGTATGAAGTCTGTGAGCTATGACAAAACTTGTGCGACCCGCCATCAGCCGCTGTAGCGCCGTATTAATTTTACTTTCGGTCAAGCTGTCGATACTACTTGTCGCTTCATCCAAAATGAGCAGGGAGGGATCAGCGATCATCGCCCTGGCGATGGAAAGAAGCTGACGTTGACCGTGACTCACTCCTTTTCCATCGGAATCCAGAACCGTCTCGTACCCTTCAGGAAGGTTTACGATGAACTCATGGGCACGCGCGGCCTTTGCTGCAGCCTCGACTTCTTCATCCGTAGCCTCCAAGCGGCCGTAGCGGATATTTTCCCTGATAGACAAATGAAACATGGTCGCATCTTGAAGAACCACTCCCATTCTGCTCCTCAGCCAACTTCTGGGTACTCTCTGAAGATCCACCCCGTCCAAATAAATCGCGCCTGCATCCGGGTCGTAAAACCTGGAAAGAAGCGAAAGAATCGTTGTCTTCCCTGCACCCGTCGGACCGACAAGTGCAATTGTCTCTCCAGGTTCTGCAACAAAGTTGATATCCACAAGAGTCGGCTGGCCCTCCTCATAAGCGAAGGACACAGAATCAAAACGGATGTCACCAGATATACTTTCAAGCGGCTCTTCTTTGACCTCACCCTCTACTTCCTCATCCAACACTTGAAATACACGCTGCGCTCCAGCTACTGCCGATAAAATCATATTGAACTGATTAGCAAGGTCATTGAGTGGACGGGTAAATTGACGGGAATAAGTGGTGAAAGCAACGATCACACCAATGGAAATACTGCCATTCAACGCAAGGATACCACCCGCCCCGATAATAATGGCAAAGCTTACATTATTCAGCATGTTCATTAATTTCGGGATGAATCCTGTGTAAACCTGTGCATAATAACCCGATTCCCTGAGTGCTTCATTCTTCTTTTCAAAACGCTCTATTACCTGCTGCTCCTTGGAAAACATGCGGACGACCGGCTGGCCGGTAAACATCTCTTCCACATACCCGTTCACTTCCCCCAGATCTGTCTGCTGCTGCTTAAAGAAAGGTCCTGTCCGTTTCGTAATCCATTTCATTCCGAAATACATGACAGGAACGATAGTCAAAGTCAGCAATGTCAGCAAAGGACTCAGCCATAACATAAGCACAATAGTGCCGGTCAAAGTAAGAACACTGGTAATGAACTGGACGACCGCTGTGTTCATGGTTCGGCTCACATTCTCGATATCATTAGTCAACCGGCTCATCAGCTCTCCTTGCTGCATCCGTTGAAAATACAGAACCGGAAGTTTTTGTACATGGGAGAATAAGTGATTCCGCATTCTGCGAACCGATCCTTGCGCGATATCGATCATCCAGTAGTTTTGCAGCCACAGGAAGACAGATTGACATACGTAGAGTATGAGCAGCAGGACAAGCATACCGACAAGTGTGTCACGGGAAGGAACTTCGATCACTAAGTCCACGGTTTTGCCAAGTAAATACGGACCTAATAGTGACAAGGAAGAACTGACCAGAATAGCCGTTATCACCATAATAAACCGCTGCTTTTGGGTCGCCATATATCCCCATATCCTCTGCAGCGTCTCCCACACACGGTCAACCTTCGGGGGACTTGTGCCTAATCCTTGATGACGCCTGCTCATGAAATCACCCCTTCCTGCTGGGTTGCATGAACTTCCCGATAAAAATCGTTTGAGTCCAGTAATTCTTCATGGGTTCCGTTCGCGATCAGCCTGCCGTTCTGAAGCAGCAGAATGGTGTCCGCATTTTCCACGGAGCTGATTTTCTGTGCAACGATGAAGACGGTGCAGCGCAGTTCATTTAATGCTTGAAACAACCGTTGTTCCGTATGTGCATCGAGCGCACTTGTACTGTCATCAAGCAAAAGGATTTTAGGCTTTCGGACGAGCGCTCTCGCTATGGAGAGTCTTTGTTTCTGGCCACCGGAAAAGACGACACCCTTTTGACCGATTTCCGTATCATAGCCGTCAGGAAGGCTTGAAATGAAGGAGTGAATTTGAGCCCTATCAGCGGCTTCCTTTACTTCCTCTTCCGTCGCATCCTCTTTCCCCCAAGCGATGTTCTCTCGTACGGAACCAGAGAAGAGATGGACGTCCTGTGGAACCAGACTTATTTGTTTCCGTAATGGCAGGAGGGCGAAGTTCTCCAATTCTTCCCCATCCAAAGACAATTGCCCGGAGTTTTTTTCATACAGGCGGGGTATTAAATGTAACAAGGACGTTTTTCCTGAACCTGTTTCTCCAAGAATTCCTACGGTTTGACCAGCTTCGATCTGAAAGGAAATTTCCTGAAGTACACATTCGCCGGATCGCTCAAAAGAAACATCCTGAAAGGTTACAGATCCTTGCAGCTCTTTCGTTACAGGAGAAGACGGTTCTGCGATGTCCGTATCCTCCCGTCCGACTTCTTCCAGGCGGACCGCTGATGCGTAAGCTCTTGAGAACACCATGATAAGAAACGTAAAAACAGAAAAAGTAAACAAAATCCTTGTTGCGTAATTGATGATTGCGACCACTTCTCCTGCCTGCAAATCTCCAGCACGCAGCCACTCCCCGCCGAAGAAGAGCAGGAAAAGAATCACGACGTTCATACCGAGCATAACGACCGGCATCGCCGTTTCCACGAGCCATAGTGCGCGCTTATTCTGCTTTACAAGGTCATCGTTTCTTTCGCTGAACCGGTCCTTCTCATGTGCTTGTCTATAGAATCCCTTAATGAGACGGATGCCTGTTAAATTCTCACGGATGACGGTATTCAGGGCATCCAGCTTAGTTTGGACGTTTCTAAAAAGCCGGACTCCTTTAGTCAGAACAAAATACAAAAAAACGAGCAGAAACGGAACACTGCCGAGCATGATTACAGCCAGACGGACATCAATTGTAAAGGCCATTATTAATGCGAAAACTATGAATAATGGCGCCCGGAGACCGATACGAACAAACATGAACAAAAAGTTCTGAATCTGGATGACATCGTTTGTGACCCTTGTTACCAGACTCGGCGTAGGAATACGCTGGAAGTTTTCATCTGTGAACGCCTGTACCTGCCGGAAGAGGTCCCTGCGGAGATCATACCCTACCCCCTGACTAAAACGGGATGCATAAAAAGAGTTCGTAATTCCGGCTGCAAACGCGGTTAAAGACAACAACAACAAGATCCCTCCCCAAAGAGCTACGACAGAATATTGTTCCTGAAGAATTCCATCATCAATGATCTTAGCCATTAAAAGAGGCTGGACTAACTCCACAACCAGTTCCAACAGCATCAAAATTAACGCTATGGATGCCGAGCTTTTATAAGTCTTTGTATAAGCCAACACGTAACGCATGAAGGAACCTCCTCCTCTCCTTACAGGTTTCTTGAAACCTACTTCAGCCAGGGTTATACAGACATTCTCTTTTTTAAATATTTCAGTATAACTTTTGTACAACCCTTACGACAGTATACGGGGCCTTACCCCTATCCAAAAACCCGGGCTTAGTCGTTGTTTAATAAGCAAAAATCCGGCATAATGGGAATGTATCGCTAACATATATGTAAGTACTTGTGGGAATTGCACAAACAAAATAGAATTATATTAATAATGCTTTAAGTACGACGGAG
This sequence is a window from Bacillus sp. SB49. Protein-coding genes within it:
- a CDS encoding ABC transporter ATP-binding protein, producing the protein MSRRHQGLGTSPPKVDRVWETLQRIWGYMATQKQRFIMVITAILVSSSLSLLGPYLLGKTVDLVIEVPSRDTLVGMLVLLLILYVCQSVFLWLQNYWMIDIAQGSVRRMRNHLFSHVQKLPVLYFQRMQQGELMSRLTNDIENVSRTMNTAVVQFITSVLTLTGTIVLMLWLSPLLTLLTLTIVPVMYFGMKWITKRTGPFFKQQQTDLGEVNGYVEEMFTGQPVVRMFSKEQQVIERFEKKNEALRESGYYAQVYTGFIPKLMNMLNNVSFAIIIGAGGILALNGSISIGVIVAFTTYSRQFTRPLNDLANQFNMILSAVAGAQRVFQVLDEEVEGEVKEEPLESISGDIRFDSVSFAYEEGQPTLVDINFVAEPGETIALVGPTGAGKTTILSLLSRFYDPDAGAIYLDGVDLQRVPRSWLRSRMGVVLQDATMFHLSIRENIRYGRLEATDEEVEAAAKAARAHEFIVNLPEGYETVLDSDGKGVSHGQRQLLSIARAMIADPSLLILDEATSSIDSLTESKINTALQRLMAGRTSFVIAHRLHTIRSADKILVMQHGKIIEQGSHRRLMNQGGFYADLIKAQSPVTEGHHQ
- a CDS encoding ABC transporter ATP-binding protein; this translates as MRYVLAYTKTYKSSASIALILMLLELVVELVQPLLMAKIIDDGILQEQYSVVALWGGILLLLSLTAFAAGITNSFYASRFSQGVGYDLRRDLFRQVQAFTDENFQRIPTPSLVTRVTNDVIQIQNFLFMFVRIGLRAPLFIVFALIMAFTIDVRLAVIMLGSVPFLLVFLYFVLTKGVRLFRNVQTKLDALNTVIRENLTGIRLIKGFYRQAHEKDRFSERNDDLVKQNKRALWLVETAMPVVMLGMNVVILFLLFFGGEWLRAGDLQAGEVVAIINYATRILFTFSVFTFLIMVFSRAYASAVRLEEVGREDTDIAEPSSPVTKELQGSVTFQDVSFERSGECVLQEISFQIEAGQTVGILGETGSGKTSLLHLIPRLYEKNSGQLSLDGEELENFALLPLRKQISLVPQDVHLFSGSVRENIAWGKEDATEEEVKEAADRAQIHSFISSLPDGYDTEIGQKGVVFSGGQKQRLSIARALVRKPKILLLDDSTSALDAHTEQRLFQALNELRCTVFIVAQKISSVENADTILLLQNGRLIANGTHEELLDSNDFYREVHATQQEGVIS